A region from the Rosa rugosa chromosome 6, drRosRugo1.1, whole genome shotgun sequence genome encodes:
- the LOC133716233 gene encoding uncharacterized protein LOC133716233: protein MLVKSLTTDDHVTNLAILFTIILLNGMRLNPQKCIFGVEIRKFLGYIISHRGIEVNPEKVQAILDMTSPILRNEVQSLTDRIGALSRFVSRLTDKCAPFFKLLKTQHIEYITWTADHEAAFLGIKAYLAVVPLLSKSIPGEMLYIYLAASATAVSSTLIRRDPDCEYPVYYTGKGYNGAESRYLDIEKVRQKPETSGRLIKWALELGEFDIHYKPQTTIRGQAATNFILELIPTRDAPAQIENPSALSPQPPSTWQLYVDGASNKKTSGAGILLISPDNQIYEYALKFAFKASNNVAEYEALIGGRGLQLAREIPRANNNKADALAKLATTSPSTAYGATKMELQEKPSTSKTGSEIFPVNTTASWMDPVLKYMVDGLTSEDKVEDRRLQLRSARYTILNGKLYNRGHSFPNLKCVTEDEGYVILKDIHGGV, encoded by the exons atgctagttaagagtcTCACCACTGACGATCATGTCACGAACCTCGCAATCCTTTTCACCATCATACTACTCAATGGTATGCGGCTaaacccgcagaagtgcatcttcggggtcgaaATAAGGAAATTCCTAGGCTATATCATCAGCCACAGGGGTATCGAGGTAAACCCTGAGAAGGTACAGGCGATTCTGGACATGACATCCCCCATACTCCGCAACGAGGTACAGTCCCTTACCGATAGAATCGGTGCCCTTTCACGATTTGTATCAAGACTCACAGACAAGTGTGCACCTTTCTTCAAATTGCTGAAGACACAACACATCGAGTACATCACCTGGACTGCAGATCATGAGGCGGCATTCTTAGGTATCAAGGCCTACTTGGCCGTGGTACCATTGTTATCAAAATCCATTCCCGGTGAAATGTTGTACATCTACTTAGCTGCATCGGCGACGGCCGTCAGTTCAACACTCATCAGACGGGATCCCGactgcgagtacccggtgtactatacAGGCAAGGGTTACAACGGTGCCGAATCACGGTACCTGGACATAGAGAAG GTACGTCAGAAGCCAGAGACCTCTGGCAGGCTTATTAAATGGGCCCTCGAATTGGGAGAATTCGATATTCATTACAAACCCCAGACAACCATTAGGGGCCAGGCAGCGACGAACTTCATTTTGGAGCTGATCCCCACCCGAGATGCTCCAGCTCAGATCGAGAACCCATCGGCCCTAAGCCCTCAACCACCGAGCACTTGGCAGCTCTATGTTGATGGAGCATCAAACAAGAAGACGAGTGGGGCGGGTATCTTGCTCATCAGCCCTGACAACCAAATCTACGAGTACGCCTTGAAATTTGctttcaaggcatccaacaatgTAGCTGAGTATGAGGCACTCATTGGGGGGAGGGGGCTGCAGCTGGCCCGAGAG ATACCTAGAGCAAATAATAACAAGGCAGATGCCCTCGCCAAGCTAGCGACAACTTCTCCAAGTACTGCCTACGGGGCCACGAAGATGGAGTTACAGGAAAAACCAAGTACTTCAAAAACGGGGTCAGAAATATTCCCCGTCAACACCACTGCCTCATGGATGGACCCAGTACTAAAGTACATGGTCGATGGCCTCACCTCGGAAGATAAGGTTGAGGATAGAAGGTTACAACTcaggtcagctcgatacacaATTTTGAACGGCAAACTATACAATCGGGGCCACAGCTTTCCTAACCTCAAGTGCGTCACAGAGGATGAAGGCTACGTGATCCTCAAAGATATTCACGGTGGTGTTTGA